One Setaria viridis chromosome 5, Setaria_viridis_v4.0, whole genome shotgun sequence genomic region harbors:
- the LOC117855240 gene encoding calvin cycle protein CP12-2, chloroplastic — protein MASTVASLSTTATFAAAADVLPMRRKAAAGRVWFPAAARRGFAVRSSGPATPPGISDQVSESIKKAEQTCEGEEGSGECAAAWDEVEELSAAASHARDKLKEDNDPLEKYCKENPETDECRTYDN, from the coding sequence ATGGCGTCGACGGTGGCGAGCCTTTCTACCACGGCGACcttcgcggccgccgccgacgtgctCCCGATGAGGAGGAAGGCCGCCGCGGGGCGCGTCTGGttcccggccgcggcgcgccgcggctTCGCGGTGAGGTCAAGCgggccggccacgccgccggggATCTCCGACCAGGTGTCGGAGAGCATCAAGAAGGCGGAGCAGACGTGCGAGGGCGAGGAGGGCTCCGGCGAgtgcgcggcggcgtgggacgaggtggaggagctcaGCGCCGCGGCGAGCCACGCCCGGGACAAGCTCAAGGAGGACAACGACCCGCTCGAGAAGTACTGCAAGGAGAACCCGGAGACCGACGAGTGCCGCACCTACGACAACTGA
- the LOC117857798 gene encoding MADS-box transcription factor 23 isoform X1: MGRGKIAIQRIDNRTNRQVTFSKRRSGLMKKARELAILCDADVGLIVFSCTGRLYEFTSSSMKPIIERYQEAREDNNCRLLNPISEAKFWQMEVATLRQQVQNLQNNNRKLMGEELSDLTIRDLQFLQSQIEISLQSVRKKKEQLLAEEIMQLNKKGIVLQKENVELKKEVSIAHQHKIELQKLSGESTSSGDGDRESGSSDKVPSRSTAHDASEHINLSLSIEGHPDE; encoded by the exons ATGGGGAGAGGGAAGATCGCAATCCAAAGGATCGACAACAGGACCAACCGGCAGGTGACCTTCTCCAAGCGGCGTAGCGGGCTCATGAAGAAGGCCCGGGAGCTCGCCATCCTCTGTGACGCCGATGTCGGCCTCATCGTCTTCTCCTGCACCGGCCGCCTCTACGAGTTCACCAGTTCCAG CATGAAACCAATAATCGAACGCTACCAGGAGGCAAGAGAGGACAATAATTGTCGATTGTTAAATCCAATCTCTGAGGCAAAG TTTTGGCAGATGGAGGTTGCAACTCTCAGGCAGCAAGTGCAGAACTTACAAAACAACAATCG TAAACTAATGGGAGAGGAACTCTCTGACTTGACAATTAGAGACTTGCAGTTTCTCCAGAGCCAAATTGAAATTAGTTTGCAGTCGGTCAGAAAGAAAAAG GAGCAGCTTTTAGCGGAGGAGATCATGCAACTCAACAAAAAG GGAATTGTCCTTCAAAAGGAGAATGTTGAACTTAAAAAGGAGGTCAGCATTGCTCATCAGCACAAAATAGAGTTACAGAAG CTCTCCGGGGAAAGCACATCATCAGGTGATGGTGACCGAGAAAGTGGAAGCTCTGATAAAGTTCCTAGTAGATCAACTGCACATGATGCATCCGAACATATTAACCTTTCTTTAAGCATAGAAGGACATCCAGATGAATGA
- the LOC117857797 gene encoding disease resistance protein RGA5 encodes MELAAGAVSPLLRKLGELLVGELTLEQRVRKDVVSLKTEMEWMDEALRKVAKVDQPDKQDAHWAREVRELSYDMEDAVDAFMLRVTGDTEPARGDLKSRVQEFLKKTGRLFGKGKELHQIAGAVEDAKRLSNQLREWSQKYRLEVKDGGGTGSGTGGDSIDPRLTAMFREVTELVGVNGSRDELIERISDRSKKHAQTVSIVGFGGLGKTTLAKAVYDTVKDQFVCAAFVSVSRSPDFTRIFKKILFQLDKEQYAHFDEAVWDAMQLINELKGFLQNKRFLIVIDDIWDAEAWDFIKNAFPKNYLGSALITTTRKHDVAKACCPSTDDHNKIYKMMTLSESDSQRLFYMRIFGHRNGCSPELEQVSRDILKKCGGVPLAIISIASLLASHQQIKAKDQWYTVLNSIGHGLGDNVKNMREILSYSYYDLPFHLKACLLYLSIFSEDHDIGRDRLIWRWIAEGFVQHENNNDNLYEVGESYFNELINRSMVEPVGIDFEGRAQSCRVHDIVLDLIRSLSTKENFVTIWDDTETTSSKFKVRRLSLQNSSAPGSATTTLLQVRSFTAFSPAVDSMPSLSQFQVLRVLDLEGCALKKCGDHFNLKHVGNLSQLRYLGLRRTYIHELPVEIGKLQFLQTLDIRGAHGIQKLPQTISRLRKLMCLHLDWDTKLPKGLSNLTSLEELTGLRIGQDSAHIVREELSHLTGLRVLKMSWEKDTDLGEDLVKSLGNLREIQSLDVYVNGGRGDLIRTWAPPPGLRRFLSRGPTSELSTLPAWVSSSSLTSLDVWVRRVRRDDLQALGALPALRGLRLRAAGRFNDDRGTERLPAVRAGAFPCVRACAFLHFVTAPSMFPGGAMPVARQLEFSVRAWDLAGGSGGLIGLDDLRMEHLPSLEEIKVDLWYSGGGDQVEIVAAVLRRAAEGHPNHPTLRITATPCYRYTC; translated from the exons ATGGAgttggcggcgggggcggtgaGCCCGCTCCTCCGGAAGCTCGGCGAGCTGCTCGTCGGCGAGCTGACTCTGGAGCAGCGCGTGAGGAAGGATGTCGTCTCCCTCAAGACGGAGATGGAGTGGATGGACGAGGCGCTCCGCAAGGTGGCCAAGGTGGACCAGCCCGACAAGCAGGACGCTCACTGGGCGCGCGAGGTGCGGGAGCTCTCCTACGACATGGAGGACGCCGTCGACGCCTTCATGCTGCGCGTGACGGGGGACACGGAGCCTGCCCGCGGCGACCTCAAGAGCAGGGTCCAGGAGTTCCTCAAGAAGACCGGCCGGTTGTTCGGCAAGGGCAAGGAGCTGCACCagatcgccggcgccgtcgaagACGCCAAGAGGCTCTCCAATCAGCTAAGGGAATGGAGCCAGAAGTACAGGCTGGAGGTAAAGGACGGCGGGGGCACGGGTTCAGGTACCGGCGGTGATTCTATTGACCCTCGCCTGACGGCTATGTTCAGAGAGGTCACGGAGCTCGTCGGCGTCAACGGCTCCAGGGATGAGCTGATCGAGAGGATATCCGATCGGTCAAAGAAGCATGCGCAGACTGTCTCAATTGTTGGATTTGGTGGGTTGGGCAAGACGACGCTTGCCAAAGCGGTATATGACACGGTGAAAGATCAGTTTGTTTGTGCTGCTTTTGTTTCCGTGTCTCGGAGTCCTGACTTCACCAGAATTTTCAAGAAGATACTATTTCAACTTGACAAGGAACAGTATGCGCACTTTGATGAAGCTGTATGGGATGCAATGCAGCTCATCAATGAGCTGAAAGGTTTTCTACAGAATAAGAG GTTCCTCATCGTAATTGATGACATATGGGATGCAGAAGCGTGGGATTTTATCAAGAACGCTTTCCCTAAGAACTATCTTGGTAGTGCACTAATCACAACAACCCGCAAACACGATGTTGCTAAAGCATGCTGCCCTTCCACTGATGATCATAATAAGATTTACAAGATGATGACTCTATCTGAGAGCGACTCCCAGAGGCTCTTCTATATGAGAATATTTGGGCACCGCAATGGATGTAGTCCTGAATTGGAACAGGTATCTAGAGATATCTTGAAGAAATGTGGCGGGGTACCATTGGCCATAATTTCCATAGCTAGTCTTTTGGCTAGTCACCAGCAGATAAAAGCAAAAGATCAATGGTACACTGTGCTCAACTCTATTGGTCATGGACTTGGTGATAATGTGAAGAACATGCGAGAGATATTATCCTACAGCTATTATGATCTTCCTTTTCATCTGAAGGCATGTTTATTATATCTAAGCATATTTTCAGAAGATCATGACATTGGGAGGGATCGATTGATATGGAGGTGGATCGCCGAAGGTTTTGTCCAACATGAAAACAACAATGACAACTTATATGAGGTGGGAGAGAGTTACTTTAATGAGCTTATAAACAGAAGTATGGTCGAGCCAGTAGGTATCGACTTCGAAGGCAGAGCCCAGTCTTGCCGTGTGCATGACATTGTGCTCGATCTCATCCGTTCCTTATCAACGAAAGAAAATTTCGTCACGATATGGGACGACACTGAGACCACATCTTCAAAATTCAAGGTCCGTAGATTATCCCTCCAAAATTCTAGTGCACCAGGATCTGCCACAACCACCTTGTTGCAAGTGAGGTCTTTTACAGCCTTCAGTCCCGCCGTCGATTCGATGCCATCCCTCTCACAGTTCCAAGTTCTCCGCGTACTGGACCTAGAAGGTTGTGCTCTCAAGAAATGTGGCGACCATTTTAACCTGAAGCATGTTGGCAATCTCTCTCAATTGAGGTACCTTGGGCTGAGACGAACCTACATCCATGAACTGCCGGTAGAAATCGGAAAATTACAGTTTCTGCAGACACTGGACATCAGAGGAGCTCATGGTATACAAAAACTGCCTCAGACCATCTCTAGGCTGCGGAAGCTGATGTGCCTGCATCTTGATTGGGACACGAAGCTACCAAAAGGGTTGAGCAATCTGACGTCCCTGGAAGAGCTGACCGGGCTGAGGATCGGCCAAGATTCTGCACACATTGTGAGAGAGGAGCTCAGCCATCTCACGGGGCTGAGGGTGCTAAAGATGAGTTGGGAGAAGGACACGGATTTGGGCGAAGATCTGGTGAAATCCCTAGGAAATCTCCGCGAGATCCAGAGCTTGGATGTGTACGTCAATGGCGGGCGCGGCGACCTCATCCGGACCTGGGCGCCCCCACCGGGACTCCGCAGGTTCCTGTCCAGAGGTCCGACCAGCGAGCTTTCGACTCTGCCGGCGTGGGTGAGCAGCTCATCGCTCACCTCCCTGGACGTGTGGGTCCGCCGGGTGCGGCGAGACGACCTCCAGGCCCTCGGGGCGCTGCCGGCGCTGCGCGGCCTCCGCCTGCGGGCGGCCGGCCGCTTCAATGACGACCGCGGTACGGAGCGACTCCCCGCAGTGCGCGCCGGCGCTTTCCCGTGCGTGCGGGCCTGCGCGTTCCTGCACTTCGTGACGGCGCCGTCCATGTTCCCGGGGGGCGCCATGCCGGTGGCGCGGCAGCTCGAGTTCAGCGTCCGGGCCTGGgatctcgccggcggcagcggcgggctaATTGGCTTGGACGACCTGCGCATGGAGCATCTCCCTTCGCTGGAGGAGATTAAGGTGGATCTCTGGTACAGTGGTGGCGGTGATCAGGTGGAGATTGTGGCGGCGGTGCTGAGGCGCGCGGCTGAAGGCCACCCCAACCACCCCACCCTTCGTATCACAGCAACTCCATGTTATAGATATACTTGTTGA
- the LOC117857798 gene encoding MADS-box transcription factor 23 isoform X2 codes for MGRGKIAIQRIDNRTNRQVTFSKRRSGLMKKARELAILCDADVGLIVFSCTGRLYEFTSSSMKPIIERYQEAREDNNCRLLNPISEAKFWQMEVATLRQQVQNLQNNNRDLQFLQSQIEISLQSVRKKKEQLLAEEIMQLNKKGIVLQKENVELKKEVSIAHQHKIELQKLSGESTSSGDGDRESGSSDKVPSRSTAHDASEHINLSLSIEGHPDE; via the exons ATGGGGAGAGGGAAGATCGCAATCCAAAGGATCGACAACAGGACCAACCGGCAGGTGACCTTCTCCAAGCGGCGTAGCGGGCTCATGAAGAAGGCCCGGGAGCTCGCCATCCTCTGTGACGCCGATGTCGGCCTCATCGTCTTCTCCTGCACCGGCCGCCTCTACGAGTTCACCAGTTCCAG CATGAAACCAATAATCGAACGCTACCAGGAGGCAAGAGAGGACAATAATTGTCGATTGTTAAATCCAATCTCTGAGGCAAAG TTTTGGCAGATGGAGGTTGCAACTCTCAGGCAGCAAGTGCAGAACTTACAAAACAACAATCG AGACTTGCAGTTTCTCCAGAGCCAAATTGAAATTAGTTTGCAGTCGGTCAGAAAGAAAAAG GAGCAGCTTTTAGCGGAGGAGATCATGCAACTCAACAAAAAG GGAATTGTCCTTCAAAAGGAGAATGTTGAACTTAAAAAGGAGGTCAGCATTGCTCATCAGCACAAAATAGAGTTACAGAAG CTCTCCGGGGAAAGCACATCATCAGGTGATGGTGACCGAGAAAGTGGAAGCTCTGATAAAGTTCCTAGTAGATCAACTGCACATGATGCATCCGAACATATTAACCTTTCTTTAAGCATAGAAGGACATCCAGATGAATGA